In one Caloranaerobacter sp. TR13 genomic region, the following are encoded:
- a CDS encoding DegV family protein, with protein MNSIKIFTDSTCDLSGKILEKHDISVVPLYVSFGNEVYKDGVDINTKELYNLVDKYGILPKTSAPSPTDFYEAFKPYIDEGKDIVYIGLSSRISSTLQNAKIAASKFPNNRIEIVDSLNLSTGIGLLVLKAVDYAKEGLGIKQIGDKLRSKVPLVKTSFVIDTLDYLYKGGRCSALQSFVGSMLKIKPIVKVVDGTMILGQKARGKRRKIINKMLENTIRESENIDLDRIVVTHSMGYEDALYLRNELENNLNVKEVIITDAGCVISSHCGPNTVGILYINKE; from the coding sequence ATGAATAGCATAAAAATATTTACTGATAGTACTTGTGATCTTTCGGGTAAAATTCTTGAAAAACACGATATTTCTGTAGTACCTCTTTATGTAAGCTTTGGTAACGAAGTATATAAGGACGGAGTAGATATAAATACAAAAGAATTATATAACTTAGTTGATAAATATGGAATATTACCTAAAACATCAGCACCTTCACCAACTGATTTTTATGAAGCTTTTAAACCATACATCGATGAAGGAAAAGATATTGTATATATTGGATTATCTTCTAGGATATCTTCAACTTTACAAAATGCAAAAATTGCTGCTAGTAAATTTCCAAATAACAGAATTGAAATAGTAGATTCTTTAAATCTTTCAACAGGCATTGGCCTGTTAGTCCTAAAAGCTGTTGATTATGCAAAAGAAGGTTTAGGAATAAAACAAATCGGTGATAAATTAAGAAGTAAAGTACCTTTAGTAAAAACATCTTTTGTTATTGATACACTTGATTACTTATACAAAGGTGGAAGATGTTCTGCTCTACAAAGTTTTGTAGGAAGTATGCTAAAAATTAAACCAATAGTAAAAGTAGTAGATGGTACAATGATATTAGGGCAAAAAGCTAGAGGTAAAAGAAGAAAAATAATTAATAAAATGCTAGAAAATACAATTAGAGAAAGTGAAAATATAGATTTAGACCGTATTGTAGTAACTCATTCTATGGGATATGAAGATGCTCTTTATTTAAGAAATGAACTTGAAAACAATTTAAATGTTAAAGAAGTTATTATCACAGATGCAGGTTGTGTAATTTCAAGTCACTGTGGTCCTAATACTGTAGGTATATTATATATAAATAAGGAGTAG
- a CDS encoding DegV family protein encodes MSIKVIADSGCDLNDKLKKEREIDIVPLSIQIDDKHYKDDEQLDIKDLLNQMKNSVNVPKTASPSPMEFIKRFKEAESIFVVTLSSSLSSTYNNALMAKEMYKEQFQDKFIHVFDSLSASVAETLISLKILELAKKNYKNLEIVEKVNEYINEMKTMFILESLENLIKSGRMSKLKGRIATALNIKPILGGNKEGKIEMIDKARGSKKAFKRLIELIGEKGEKLEEKILGIAHCNCLEKAEKFKEEVMKRYNFKDIIIVDTGGISTVYANDGGLIIAF; translated from the coding sequence ATGAGTATTAAAGTTATTGCCGATAGTGGTTGTGATTTGAACGATAAGTTAAAAAAAGAGAGGGAAATTGATATTGTTCCTTTATCGATACAAATTGATGATAAACATTATAAAGATGATGAACAATTAGATATAAAAGATTTATTGAATCAAATGAAAAATAGCGTTAATGTTCCTAAAACAGCAAGCCCTTCACCTATGGAATTTATAAAACGATTTAAGGAAGCTGAAAGTATTTTTGTAGTTACATTGTCATCTTCATTGAGTAGTACTTATAATAATGCATTGATGGCTAAAGAAATGTATAAAGAACAGTTTCAAGATAAATTTATACACGTTTTTGATTCGCTGAGTGCTTCGGTTGCAGAAACATTGATAAGCCTAAAGATATTAGAGCTTGCTAAGAAAAATTACAAGAACTTAGAAATTGTTGAAAAGGTAAATGAATATATTAATGAGATGAAGACTATGTTTATTTTAGAATCTCTAGAAAATCTTATAAAGTCAGGTAGAATGAGTAAACTTAAAGGCAGAATAGCAACAGCTTTAAATATAAAACCGATTTTAGGTGGAAATAAAGAAGGTAAAATTGAAATGATAGATAAGGCGAGAGGTTCGAAAAAAGCATTTAAAAGGTTAATTGAGTTGATAGGTGAAAAAGGTGAAAAGTTAGAAGAAAAGATTTTAGGAATAGCTCATTGTAATTGTTTGGAGAAAGCAGAAAAATTTAAAGAAGAAGTTATGAAAAGATATAACTTTAAAGACATTATTATTGTAGATACTGGTGGAATAAGCACAGTTTACGCAAATGATGGAGGTTTAATAATAGCCTTTTAA
- a CDS encoding TIGR00266 family protein: MGDIIDYKIYGDDMQIVEIELDPNEGVRAEAGAMMYMEDGIVMQTSTGGGLFKGFKRMITGESFFITTFMYQGRGKGHVAFGAPYPGKIIPIQLEKYGGRFYCQKDAFLCAARGIDIDVAFTKRLGAGFFGGEGFILQKLEGSGMAFIHAGGTIIKKELAHNETIRVDTGCIVGFAPTVDYDIQFVGGFKNALFGGEGLFLAQLRGPGEVYLQSLPLSRLADRIYAAARFNQVGEKKGIGGIGASILGEIFDGD; encoded by the coding sequence ATGGGAGATATCATTGATTACAAAATTTATGGAGACGATATGCAGATTGTTGAAATCGAATTAGATCCTAATGAGGGAGTAAGAGCAGAAGCGGGTGCTATGATGTATATGGAAGACGGTATAGTTATGCAAACCTCTACTGGAGGAGGATTGTTTAAAGGTTTCAAGAGGATGATTACAGGAGAGAGTTTTTTTATTACAACATTTATGTATCAGGGGAGAGGAAAGGGGCATGTTGCTTTTGGAGCACCTTATCCTGGAAAAATAATACCTATTCAATTAGAAAAATATGGTGGAAGATTTTATTGTCAGAAAGATGCTTTTTTATGTGCAGCTAGAGGAATTGATATAGATGTAGCTTTTACAAAAAGGTTAGGAGCGGGATTTTTTGGTGGAGAAGGTTTTATACTTCAAAAATTAGAAGGTAGTGGTATGGCTTTTATTCATGCAGGTGGTACAATTATAAAAAAGGAGCTAGCTCATAATGAAACTATACGTGTAGATACAGGATGTATTGTTGGTTTTGCACCAACTGTTGATTATGATATTCAATTTGTTGGAGGGTTCAAAAACGCATTGTTTGGTGGAGAAGGTCTTTTCTTAGCTCAGTTAAGAGGACCTGGAGAGGTTTATTTACAAAGCCTACCTTTGTCGCGTTTAGCTGATAGAATATATGCAGCAGCACGTTTTAATCAGGTTGGAGAGAAAAAGGGAATAGGAGGAATTGGTGCAAGTATTTTAGGGGAAATATTTGATGGAGATTAA
- a CDS encoding DNRLRE domain-containing protein, with translation MPISIKKYTTKDTFVASNYPNKNFSNYYALFIGKYLGSIIYRSLLYFDLSNIPSGFYISKAEILLFIIRNDNPTFPKKFTINRLLENFEEDNVNYSNQPSIDVIPYTTITINDEINSYIKADITELIKDCYYGNFPNYGFLIKSLDENLDSLVAFYSKNCGVREYYPKLEIILDNPASLDNRLFVSSENIIKLTTNIYKYTQPYDVSQFSNYTWFAKNIGNTNDVEVILQISPNSTDWINDSETFIVRPNQIVAIFPKTLSMYSRLAYKSAKIDKPTSIDIYLQGQF, from the coding sequence ATGCCAATATCAATAAAAAAATATACTACAAAAGATACCTTTGTAGCAAGTAATTATCCTAATAAAAATTTTAGTAATTACTATGCCCTTTTTATCGGCAAATACTTAGGTAGTATAATTTACAGGAGTTTATTGTATTTTGACTTGTCTAATATCCCTTCTGGTTTTTATATTAGTAAAGCTGAAATACTTCTATTTATTATAAGAAACGATAATCCTACTTTTCCAAAAAAATTCACAATAAATAGATTATTAGAAAATTTTGAAGAAGATAATGTTAATTACAGCAATCAGCCATCTATAGATGTTATACCTTATACAACAATAACTATCAATGATGAAATAAATTCTTATATAAAAGCTGATATAACTGAATTAATAAAAGATTGCTACTATGGCAACTTCCCAAATTATGGATTTTTAATTAAATCTCTTGATGAAAATTTAGATTCCCTAGTAGCTTTTTACAGTAAAAATTGCGGTGTTAGAGAATATTATCCTAAATTAGAAATTATACTTGATAATCCTGCTTCTCTAGACAATCGACTTTTTGTTTCCTCTGAAAATATAATTAAGTTAACTACTAATATTTATAAATATACTCAACCATACGATGTATCTCAATTTTCTAATTATACTTGGTTTGCCAAAAATATAGGAAATACTAATGATGTGGAAGTAATATTACAAATCAGTCCAAATTCTACTGATTGGATAAATGATTCAGAAACTTTTATTGTAAGGCCAAATCAAATAGTTGCCATATTCCCTAAAACTTTATCTATGTATAGTAGATTAGCTTATAAATCTGCTAAAATCGATAAACCGACCAGCATAGATATTTATCTTCAGGGACAATTTTAA
- a CDS encoding DNRLRE domain-containing protein, producing MQEVYVITPIIDTTINSNMPLDSFDDYYALFIGKYLNKAIYRGLLLFDISILPSNYIVKKADLVLYLIRNDYKNYAKKFEVFRLLDSFNNKTTFQTQPKTYEKSYSTFTISNEINTFINIDITSLFTEWYKGKHTNYGLLLKSHDESINSLIAFFSKESKEKSYIPKLKIILKNPNLNDIIYFTKSENEFSSEAYFNMGNKYFEYKDYNTALKFYNKALDKMNPREKYTPRLLFNLVLTLDKLNRFEEALNVISDGLSYFPKFTDLEYLRGCIYEKKNLITLAIKSFKKCIDLGEPPIHFNFIIGTGSYNAYYKLAEIYFNIEDFEKANYYCQETVKIKPKYKKALALISKILFKNQKEVHYIKNKIESYFDDVLKADDYIILGDIFFDLKKYSISYEYYLKAKEIINTSDHLSFSIGMCLLYLKNYNKAYDFFANIKKGNKYDKALYNMILCSILNNNLNLANKLLNKARELENSKYRIVYNELKNLIYNKKANPLSYDKTESAEYLDIIFEVLDILLISSTPEVFEKSLELLNLIDNDEILLRLAKLYYENDFFSLAYQEFIRSIKIFGKIDIEGSKMLTNCMIKLRKF from the coding sequence ATGCAAGAAGTATATGTAATTACACCAATAATAGATACTACAATAAACAGTAATATGCCGTTAGACAGCTTTGACGATTATTATGCTTTGTTTATAGGAAAGTATCTCAATAAAGCAATATATAGAGGTTTGTTATTATTTGATATTTCAATCTTACCTTCTAATTATATAGTTAAAAAAGCAGATTTAGTTTTATATTTAATAAGAAATGATTATAAAAACTATGCAAAAAAATTTGAGGTATTTAGATTACTAGACAGCTTTAACAACAAAACCACTTTTCAAACTCAACCAAAAACATATGAAAAATCTTATAGCACTTTTACTATTTCTAATGAGATAAATACATTTATTAATATTGATATAACAAGTCTATTTACAGAATGGTATAAAGGTAAACACACAAATTATGGATTATTATTAAAATCTCATGACGAAAGTATAAACTCACTTATAGCATTCTTTAGTAAAGAAAGTAAAGAAAAATCATATATTCCAAAATTGAAAATAATTCTTAAGAATCCAAATTTAAATGACATTATATATTTTACAAAATCAGAAAATGAGTTTTCATCTGAAGCATATTTTAATATGGGAAATAAATACTTTGAATACAAAGATTATAATACAGCTTTGAAATTTTACAATAAAGCTCTCGACAAGATGAATCCAAGAGAAAAATATACTCCTAGACTATTATTTAATCTAGTATTAACCTTAGATAAACTAAATAGATTTGAAGAAGCACTAAATGTAATCAGTGATGGTCTAAGTTATTTTCCCAAGTTTACGGATTTAGAATATTTAAGAGGATGTATATACGAGAAGAAAAATCTTATCACTTTGGCAATAAAGAGCTTCAAAAAATGCATAGATTTAGGTGAACCTCCAATACATTTTAATTTCATAATAGGAACTGGAAGTTATAATGCCTATTATAAATTAGCAGAGATATATTTTAATATAGAAGACTTTGAAAAAGCTAATTACTATTGTCAAGAAACTGTAAAAATAAAACCTAAATATAAGAAAGCACTAGCTTTAATATCTAAAATATTATTTAAAAATCAAAAAGAAGTTCATTATATAAAAAATAAAATAGAAAGTTATTTTGATGATGTTTTAAAAGCTGATGATTATATTATCTTAGGTGATATCTTTTTTGATTTAAAAAAATATAGTATCAGTTATGAATATTACTTAAAAGCTAAAGAAATTATTAACACTTCAGATCATTTAAGTTTCTCTATAGGAATGTGTTTATTGTATTTAAAAAATTATAATAAAGCTTATGACTTCTTTGCAAACATAAAAAAAGGAAATAAATATGATAAAGCACTCTACAACATGATTTTATGTTCAATATTAAACAACAATCTAAATTTAGCTAATAAACTTCTAAATAAAGCTAGAGAATTGGAAAACTCAAAATATAGAATTGTATATAATGAGTTGAAGAATTTGATATACAATAAGAAAGCAAATCCTTTGAGTTATGATAAAACAGAATCGGCAGAATACCTTGATATAATTTTCGAAGTATTAGATATTTTACTTATCAGTTCTACTCCTGAAGTTTTTGAAAAATCACTAGAATTGTTAAATCTAATCGACAATGATGAAATACTTCTAAGATTAGCTAAATTATACTATGAAAATGATTTTTTTAGTTTAGCTTACCAAGAATTTATTAGGTCTATAAAAATCTTCGGAAAAATAGATATTGAAGGAAGTAAAATGCTTACAAATTGTATGATAAAGCTTAGAAAGTTTTAG
- a CDS encoding TPR domain-containing glycosyltransferase — protein MLLSLCMIVKNEEDNLERCLESVKDIVNEIIIVDTGSTDHTIEIAKKYGAKIFSFDWNNNFSDARNFSIDKASGEWILIMDADDELEAQDKPKLLKLLNNPEVDVYFLQTLSYVGDKPGHDIVSNLNVRLIRNNKGIKFQGAIHEQIHIDSNNFNKNKKICIEKVRFYHYGYLNKNIDTKKKRKRNIHILEKLIKKDKNNGFNLFNLGNEYFALGDYTSALKYYKKSYKNFNPFIGYSPKLLLRMVMALDELNRHQEEFEIIEVGLKYYPNFTDLEFIKASLNYKLGNYLNAIKGFKKCISLGEPPLHLSFIVGVGSYRPNFALSQIYFELEDYNNAYYYSIETLKSKPDFLVPLYTISRILAKEKYTSNEIRSKLESFFGKNLNGFAYITLADIFFSLKKYDIAYDYLKKAEKNLGENEKLFYFKGKCLLNLKKYKEAIKCFNKIKKGKYYELATYEKILCNILSTNFNNAVKLLMSAKKFCNSKTIEIYTALSKILQDKKCHPISNNYEESKEYVDLIFILLEKLLIASTPEIFEKSLQLLNLIECDEVLLKLAKLYYYNGYYNLAYQEFIRSIKIFNKIDIEGLKMMMKILYLNK, from the coding sequence TTGCTTTTAAGCTTATGTATGATTGTTAAAAATGAAGAAGATAATCTAGAAAGGTGTCTTGAAAGCGTAAAAGATATAGTTAATGAAATAATTATTGTTGATACAGGTTCAACTGATCATACTATTGAAATTGCAAAAAAATATGGAGCTAAAATTTTCAGCTTTGATTGGAATAACAATTTCAGTGATGCAAGAAATTTTTCTATTGATAAGGCTTCAGGAGAATGGATATTAATCATGGATGCAGATGATGAACTAGAAGCTCAAGATAAACCAAAGCTTTTAAAGTTGCTTAATAATCCAGAAGTAGATGTATATTTTTTACAAACTTTAAGCTATGTTGGTGACAAACCTGGGCATGATATAGTAAGTAATTTAAATGTTAGATTAATAAGAAATAATAAAGGTATTAAATTTCAAGGAGCAATACATGAGCAAATTCACATTGACAGTAATAATTTTAATAAAAATAAAAAAATATGTATAGAAAAAGTTAGGTTCTATCACTATGGTTATTTAAATAAAAATATAGATACTAAAAAAAAGAGAAAAAGAAATATTCATATATTAGAAAAACTAATTAAAAAAGATAAAAATAATGGGTTTAATCTTTTTAACTTAGGCAATGAATATTTTGCACTAGGCGATTACACTTCTGCATTAAAATATTATAAAAAATCATATAAAAATTTTAATCCCTTTATAGGTTATTCACCAAAACTTTTACTCAGAATGGTTATGGCATTAGATGAATTAAATAGACATCAAGAAGAATTCGAAATCATAGAAGTAGGCCTTAAATATTATCCAAATTTTACTGATTTAGAATTTATAAAAGCAAGCTTAAACTATAAACTTGGTAACTATTTAAATGCAATAAAAGGCTTCAAAAAGTGTATTTCTTTAGGCGAGCCTCCTCTTCATTTAAGTTTTATAGTTGGTGTTGGTAGTTATAGACCTAATTTTGCATTATCGCAAATATATTTTGAACTAGAAGACTACAATAATGCTTATTATTATTCCATTGAAACACTTAAATCAAAGCCAGATTTTCTTGTCCCACTCTACACAATTTCTCGAATATTAGCAAAGGAAAAATATACTTCAAATGAAATCCGTAGTAAATTAGAGAGTTTCTTCGGTAAAAATTTAAACGGTTTTGCTTATATTACATTAGCAGATATATTCTTTAGCCTAAAAAAATACGATATTGCTTACGATTATCTTAAAAAAGCTGAAAAAAATCTTGGAGAAAATGAAAAACTCTTTTACTTTAAAGGTAAATGTCTTTTAAATCTTAAAAAATACAAAGAAGCTATAAAATGCTTTAATAAAATTAAAAAAGGTAAGTATTATGAATTAGCTACGTATGAAAAAATATTATGTAACATTTTAAGCACTAATTTTAATAATGCTGTTAAGCTATTAATGTCAGCTAAAAAATTCTGTAATAGTAAAACAATAGAGATATATACAGCTTTAAGTAAAATACTGCAAGACAAAAAATGTCATCCAATCAGCAATAATTACGAGGAATCTAAAGAATATGTCGATTTGATATTTATTTTGCTAGAAAAACTTCTAATAGCATCAACTCCTGAAATATTTGAAAAATCTCTTCAACTTTTAAACCTAATCGAGTGTGATGAAGTTCTCCTTAAACTAGCTAAATTATATTACTACAATGGCTATTACAACTTAGCTTATCAGGAATTTATTAGGTCAATAAAGATTTTTAATAAGATTGATATAGAAGGTCTAAAAATGATGATGAAAATATTATATTTGAATAAATAA
- a CDS encoding DUF6385 domain-containing protein yields the protein MPNNIVFNNVASQLKTQIYGNFGGTATPIATDSNGNVTITATDLDIRNLSGSTDSVTVTAIDFDIRDLSAATDSVTVTAVDFDIRDLSAATDSVTVTAVDFDIRDLSAATDSVTVTAVDFDIRNLSGATDSVIKAGCYFTESNTTLTSISSTGIALTIDNSQHDVYSFYVKNTGSASVSVKLQVSPTNSDDYFLDDSSGEINIPAGEKAILVAQKFLKYTRLYYNPSDTTSIEVYYNAHA from the coding sequence ATGCCTAATAATATAGTATTCAATAATGTAGCTAGTCAACTCAAAACTCAAATATATGGTAATTTTGGCGGCACTGCAACTCCTATCGCTACTGATTCAAATGGAAATGTGACTATAACAGCAACAGATTTAGATATTAGAAATCTTTCCGGAAGCACTGATTCTGTAACTGTAACTGCTATTGACTTTGATATACGCGACTTATCTGCTGCAACAGATTCCGTTACTGTTACTGCTGTGGATTTTGATATACGTGACCTTTCTGCTGCAACAGATTCCGTTACTGTTACTGCTGTCGACTTTGATATACGTGACTTATCTGCTGCAACAGATTCCGTTACTGTTACTGCTGTGGATTTTGATATCAGAAATTTATCTGGTGCAACTGACAGTGTGATTAAAGCTGGGTGCTATTTCACTGAATCAAATACAACGCTAACTAGTATTTCTAGCACAGGTATAGCTTTAACTATTGATAATTCTCAACATGATGTATATTCATTTTATGTAAAGAATACTGGAAGTGCCTCGGTTTCAGTTAAACTCCAGGTTTCTCCAACTAACAGTGATGACTACTTCTTGGACGATTCATCTGGCGAAATAAATATTCCTGCAGGCGAAAAAGCTATCTTAGTAGCTCAAAAATTCCTCAAATATACAAGGTTATATTATAATCCATCTGATACAACAAGTATAGAAGTTTATTATAATGCACACGCATAG
- a CDS encoding class I SAM-dependent methyltransferase, translated as MPTSYHGQISLILDFVLHEKPNSILDIGIGFGKYGVLLRELLDISKERYEKKYWKIRIDGIEGYEHYSNPIYNYVYDNIIIGDVRKVIKNIKNIYDIALLIDVLEHFEKEEGKQVLYDILKICKVLIISVPAIPADQTYLDNDLEIHKSVWLPKDFQDYKVKKVDIVPMTIMNSSIVVMIEGCD; from the coding sequence ATGCCAACCAGTTATCATGGTCAAATTTCTTTAATATTAGACTTTGTGTTACATGAAAAGCCAAATAGTATACTAGACATTGGTATAGGTTTTGGTAAATATGGAGTCTTATTGAGGGAATTACTAGATATTTCTAAAGAAAGATATGAGAAGAAATATTGGAAAATTAGAATCGATGGTATCGAAGGGTATGAACATTATAGTAATCCTATTTACAATTATGTGTACGACAATATTATTATAGGAGATGTTCGCAAAGTAATAAAAAATATTAAGAACATATATGATATTGCTTTACTGATTGATGTTTTAGAACATTTTGAAAAAGAAGAGGGCAAGCAAGTACTTTATGATATTCTTAAAATATGTAAAGTTTTAATCATTTCTGTACCAGCTATTCCTGCTGATCAAACTTATTTAGATAATGATTTAGAGATACACAAAAGCGTATGGCTTCCAAAGGATTTTCAAGATTATAAAGTTAAGAAGGTAGATATTGTACCTATGACAATAATGAATTCTTCTATAGTAGTCATGATAGAAGGATGTGACTAA
- a CDS encoding glycosyltransferase family 4 protein, whose product MLDYEKVKAYHYNKRLKELAKLFYDRNPIYDLNTGIIDNDEVKIKINLMKLDILNYKYVYETFEYLKTKDKKRVAYLLPHNFLTGGLKIIIEQANRLLLNGYDVTLLCHMPKPDWIDIKCRYVQVIPDNTLAEFVHNTDIVIAGYWDLIVDAMKTDAPLKYYFAQGDIDIFEYENLNPLFRNLCYTAHQLPVKILTISKIMETKIRELYNRKSEIIPNAIDKKFFYQSSHKEDAPKNILIVGRDNLLFKGTEDIIKALYLLKLDGYELKIKWVTPTLPTKDYSSLRLNIEYIIRPTQEELGEIYRNSDIFISGSYYEAFSLPPLEAMACGTAVITASNDGVKEYAIDNYNCLMYKPGNVNELILKIKELIKSKTIRDKIVINGLDTVKKFTWERSIKILDKEINTDIKNLKLALLEL is encoded by the coding sequence ATGCTTGATTATGAAAAAGTAAAAGCTTATCACTATAATAAGAGATTAAAAGAACTTGCAAAGCTATTTTACGATAGAAATCCAATTTATGATCTTAATACTGGTATTATCGATAATGATGAAGTGAAAATAAAAATAAATCTTATGAAACTAGATATATTAAATTATAAATATGTCTATGAAACATTTGAATACTTGAAAACTAAAGATAAAAAAAGAGTTGCATATTTATTACCTCATAATTTTTTGACAGGAGGTCTTAAAATTATAATAGAGCAAGCCAATAGGTTGCTTTTAAATGGATATGATGTAACTTTATTATGCCATATGCCTAAGCCTGATTGGATTGATATAAAATGTAGATATGTTCAAGTCATACCTGATAATACATTAGCAGAATTTGTTCATAATACTGATATAGTAATAGCTGGTTATTGGGATTTGATAGTAGATGCTATGAAAACTGATGCACCATTAAAATATTATTTTGCACAAGGGGATATCGATATATTTGAATATGAAAATCTAAATCCATTGTTTAGAAATTTATGCTATACAGCTCATCAATTACCTGTCAAGATTCTTACAATATCAAAGATAATGGAAACAAAAATTAGAGAATTGTATAATAGAAAGTCTGAAATAATTCCTAATGCTATTGATAAGAAGTTTTTTTATCAATCAAGTCATAAAGAAGATGCTCCGAAAAATATTTTGATTGTAGGGAGAGATAATTTATTATTTAAAGGAACTGAAGATATAATTAAAGCTTTATATTTATTAAAATTAGATGGCTATGAGTTAAAAATAAAATGGGTTACACCAACTCTTCCTACTAAAGATTATTCATCTTTACGACTAAATATTGAATATATCATACGCCCAACGCAGGAAGAATTAGGTGAAATTTATAGAAATTCAGATATTTTTATATCAGGTTCATATTATGAAGCGTTTTCACTTCCACCTTTAGAAGCTATGGCTTGTGGAACAGCTGTTATAACTGCTTCTAATGATGGAGTTAAGGAATATGCAATTGACAATTATAACTGTCTTATGTATAAGCCAGGAAATGTTAACGAGTTAATATTAAAAATTAAAGAATTAATTAAGTCAAAAACTATTAGAGATAAAATTGTGATAAATGGTTTAGATACAGTAAAAAAATTTACATGGGAAAGGTCTATTAAAATTCTTGATAAAGAAATTAATACAGATATAAAAAACTTAAAATTAGCTTTATTGGAATTGTAA
- the trpS gene encoding tryptophan--tRNA ligase: protein MNDKKVILSGVKPSGELTLGNYLGAIKNWVMLQDEYDCYYCIVDLHAITVPQVPKDLRRNTLEILAQYIASGIDPEKNTIFIQSHVSEHAELAWVFNCLTYMGELNRMTQFKEKSRKNEANLNAGLFTYPVLMAADILLYQADLVPVGEDQKQHLELARDIAKRFNNRYSETFKIPEVYISKVGARIMSLQDPTSKMSKSDDNENGYILLKDSPDVIRRKIKRAVTDSLNRVKYCDEQPGIKNLITIYSKLSGDSIEEIEKRYEGQGYAKFKADLAEVVVEGLRPLREKFEDLMKNKDYLEKVYIEGANKAQRVARKTISKVYRKVGFIQRKF from the coding sequence ATGAACGATAAAAAAGTGATTTTAAGCGGGGTTAAACCTTCAGGAGAATTGACACTTGGTAATTATTTAGGAGCAATAAAAAATTGGGTAATGTTACAAGATGAATATGATTGTTACTATTGCATTGTTGATTTACATGCTATTACTGTACCTCAAGTACCAAAAGATTTAAGGAGAAATACTTTGGAGATTTTAGCACAGTATATTGCTAGTGGAATAGACCCAGAGAAAAATACTATTTTTATTCAGTCCCATGTTAGTGAGCATGCAGAATTAGCTTGGGTTTTTAATTGCTTAACTTATATGGGTGAATTAAATAGAATGACACAATTTAAAGAAAAATCCAGAAAAAACGAAGCTAATCTAAATGCAGGGTTATTTACTTATCCTGTATTAATGGCTGCGGATATATTATTATATCAGGCTGATCTAGTTCCTGTTGGTGAAGATCAAAAGCAGCATTTAGAACTTGCTAGAGATATAGCTAAAAGATTTAATAATAGATATAGTGAAACATTTAAAATTCCAGAAGTTTATATATCTAAAGTAGGAGCTAGAATAATGAGCTTACAAGATCCTACAAGTAAAATGTCTAAATCAGATGACAATGAAAATGGGTATATTTTGCTTAAAGATAGTCCGGATGTTATAAGAAGAAAGATAAAAAGAGCTGTTACAGATTCATTGAATAGAGTTAAGTATTGTGATGAACAGCCTGGAATTAAAAATCTGATTACTATTTATTCTAAGCTTTCAGGTGATAGCATTGAAGAAATTGAAAAAAGGTATGAAGGGCAAGGATACGCAAAATTCAAGGCTGATTTAGCTGAAGTAGTAGTTGAAGGATTAAGACCTTTAAGAGAAAAATTTGAAGATTTAATGAAAAATAAAGACTATTTGGAGAAGGTTTATATTGAGGGAGCGAATAAAGCACAAAGAGTAGCAAGAAAGACTATAAGCAAAGTTTATAGAAAAGTTGGATTTATTCAGAGAAAATTTTAA